CTCGTGGCCGCTGATTTTCGTCCCCTGATCGAGATTTTCATCGACGGCTCGGTCGAAAGTCATCCGGCCGACTATCTCCTCACGGTTTTCGGAGCAGGCTATATCGGTGGCGAGGCGCAGGCCGCCGACGATGCAGAGACCGCTGCGTTCTACACGCTGGCGGAGATGGAGACGATGCCTCTGGCCGGTTCGGTCTTCTCGGTTGCCCGCGATCTGCTCTCACCACTGAAAAAGCCTTTGGGCGACGCCTGAAGGCGCCTTGCAGGCGACAGATTGTTTGTCCACAAAGCGTTATGGTTCGCGCCTTCGCCCTTCTTGTCCTTGGTCTGGTCCTTGCCGTCGGCTCCCCGGCGCGGCCTGCCACTGCCGCCGAGGCTCCGTTCGAGCCAGGCCTGATGCGGCTGGCCGAGGTTCTCGGGTCGTTGCATTTCCTGCGCAATCTGTGCGGCGAAAAGAGCGACCAGTGGCGGACCGAGATGGAAAAGCTGCTGACCTCGGAGAATCCCGCTCCGGAACGTCGCGCACGCTTCATCGCCGCCTTCAACCGAGGCTATCGCTCGTTCGGCAGCACCTATACGCAGTGCACCGCCTCGGCCAGCGAAGCCATCAGCCGCTACATGAAGGAAGGCGAAACGCTGTCGCGCGACATCGCCTCGCGCTACGGCAATTAGCAAGCTGTTAACTTTTTCACCATTGTGGCAGCACAGCATCACAGTGCTGTGCTAGGAAACTTAACGGGACATTAAAGGGACGGTTCGAGTTTGATCCTCATTTGACGGATCACCGCTTGAAAAGGGTGGTAGTTGCGTATGGAACACACAGTCAGCGATATCGACGCCCTCGTCAGGGAAGAAAAGCGCCTGACGGCAGTCGAAAGTCACAACGAGGCCTGGGCCGAAGGTCTTTCGGCCGGCATCGAGGCCGACATCATCGCTGAGGCGGCGCTTGAGACCGCTTTTTGCGAGATGCTGCGAGCCAATGGAGAGACAGCGGCCCTTGCCCTGCTCGACAGGATGCGTGAAAAGGTGATTGCCGGGGCGTTTGGGCCCGACCAAGTAAGGCACTGATCCTGACGCCTGGCGCTGAATAGCGGGACTGCCTCCCGCTACGAAGCGGCATACCGACCGGGCTGTTGCCCGGCAGCATGGAGAGGCGGCCGGTGAGAATTTCTTCCTTCGACAGACCTCGTGGCCTGGCGTTCGGGGTTGGCCTGCTCGCATTGACGCTGCCGCCGGTGTGGGTGACCACTGTCCGTCCCGCCGCCGCGCTCAGCGAAATCAAGCACGACGACGTTCAGCAGCCCGCCAAGCCGCAAGCAGCCCCGGACAATGCGAAGCCGGGCGCCGTGCCACTGCCGGACCCGATCCAGCGCATACCGCCGGCCAACAAGCCTACGCCACCCGGCCAAGATGAGCCGGAGCAGGTTGAACCAGCCAAACCCAATGAGGGTGGCGGCAACCTTGCCAGACCGCAGGTCGACCCCGCCGCGCCATTGCCGCCGGTTGAATACGACCTTTCCAAATTACCCGAGCCCGTGCGTCGCATGCGCGATCTCATCGTGGAAGCCTGCAAGAGCGGCGACATCGAAAAGCTTCGCCCGCTGATCGGCAGCGGCGATACAATCACGCAACTGTCGCTGACCGACATCGAGGGCGACCCGGTCACCTTCCTGAAGGGGCTGTCCGGCGATACCGAAGGCCAGGAAATCCTCGCCATCCTGCAGGAAGTTCTCGACGCGGGTTATGTGCGTCTCGACCCGGGTACGCCGCAGGAACTTTATGTCTGGCCTTATTTCTTCGCCTATCCGCTGGCCAAGCTGGACGCCCGCCAAAGGGTCGAGCTGTTCAAGATCGTCACCGCCGGCGACTACGAGGACATGAAGCAGTTCGGCACTTACATCTTCTACCGCGTCGGCATCACGCCGCAGGGGCGCTGGACATTCTTCGTCGCGGGCGATTGAGACCGCGCCCATTCGCGCGGTGAGCGGGAAAGAAAGCCCTTAGCGGCCTGTTTCTAGTAGCCGCGACGGTAGTAGCGCTCGTCGCAAGGCGCGGTGAAGATGCGGCCATAACGGTCCTGATAGCGGCACATCTCCTGATCGCGCGGCTGCGGTCCGCCGGACGTTGCTAAAACCGCGCCGAGCAGCGCGCCGGCACCGGCACCGATCAGGGTGCTTTCCGTGTTGCCGCCGATCGCCTGACCGACCAAAGCGCCACCGGCCGCACCAAGTGCTGCGCCACCGGTCGCCCGCTGTTGCTGCGCGGTCTGCGAGCAGGCGGTGACGGCAAGCGTCATCAATACCGCACCGGCAGTCGCGAGTTTGGAAAGGCTCATTGGGTCGTCTCCGTAATGTCCATGCGGACGATGACGGAAATCTTACTGATCCAACATGAACGCAGGCTGTCTGAACCACCCAGCGAAAGGGGCCGCGCCTCTTTGCGGAGTGGAAAACACCGTCATCCAATCACCGCTTCGGAGAATTCCACCGCCCTGCCCTGCGAAGGCGTGGCGATGTCGCCTTCCCACATGACGCGACTTCCCCGGATGATGGTGCCGACCGGCCAGCCGGTTACCTGCTTGCCATCATAAGGCGTCCAGCCGGCACGCGAGCCGGCCTGGGCGTTGGTTATGGTTTGCCTGCGCTTCATGTCTACGACGGTGAAGTCGGCATCGTAGCCGGCGGCGATGCGGCCCTTGCGCGCCATGCCGAAGATGCGGTTCGGGCCATGGCTGGAGAGATCGACAAAACGCTCCAGGGTCAGGCGACCGGCGTTCACATGGTCCAGCATGATCGGCACCAGGGTCTGCACGCCGGTCATGCCGGATGGAGAAGCCGGATAGGGTTTTGCCTTCTCGGCCAGCGTATGCGGCGCGTGATCGGAACCCAGTACGTCGACAACGCCCTGACCGATACCGTGCCAGATGCCGTCACGATGACGGGCGGCCCGCACCGGCGGGTTCATCTGCAGCAGCGTGCCGAGGCGGGCATAATCGTCCGCGCTCATGGTCAGATGATGCGGGGTCGCTTCGCAGGTAGCGACATCCTTGTGCTGTTGGAGAAAGGCGATCTCCTCGGCCGTCGAGATGTGCAGCACATGGATGCGCGCACGCGTTTGGCGCGCGATCCGCACCAGCCGCTCGGTACATTGAAGTGCGGCGATCTCATCGCGCCAGATGGGGTGCGAAGACGGGTCGTTCTCGACGCGCAGGCCGAGACGTTCGCGCAGCCGGAATTCATCTTCTGAGTGGAACGCTGCGCGACGGCGCGTGTTGCGCAGGATCGAGGCGACGCCCTCGTCGTCCTCGACCAGCAGATCACCGGTGGAAGAACCCATGAACACCTTGATGCCGGCAGCGCCCGGCAGCCGCTCCAATTCGGCGACCTCGCCGGCATTGTCGCGGGTGCCGCCAACCCAGAAAGCGAAGTCGCAATGCATGCGGCCCGTCGCGCGCTTGATCTTGTCGGCCAGCGCCGCTTCGCTGGTGGTCAGCGGATTGGTGTTCGGCATCTCGAACACGGCCGTGACGCCACCCAGCACCGCCGCGCGGGAACCCGTCTCCAGGTCTTCCTTGTGCTCGAGACCCGGCTCGCGGAAATGCACCTGGCTGTCGACCACTCCGGGCAGCACATGCAGGCCATGGCAATCGATGGTCTGGCCGGCCGACGCCGCACCCAGATCGCCGATCGAGGCGATCCTGCCATCCTTGACGCCGATGTCGCGCAGGCCGATGCCGTCATGATTGACGACCGTGCCGCCCTTGAGGATGAGGTCGTAGATCGCTGCCATCCGCTCCGGCCCTTGTGTGGGAATTGCCTGCGGCTTACGTAATGGCTCTCCGAATTGCAAGATCAGGCCCATGCCGACAACCTTTCTCGCCGACCGCGCCCTTGTCTCCGTTTCAGGCCCCGATGCCGAACACTTCCTGCAAAACATCCTGACCGTCGATCTCGACGGGCTGGGCAACGCGGAAGCCAAACCGGGCGCATTGCTGGCGCCGCAGGGCAAGATCCTGTTCGATTTCCTGGTCTCCCGTGCCGGCGAAACCGCGTTCCGGCTGGAATGCCGCGCCGATATCGCTGACGATTTCGTGCGCCGCCTGATGTTCTATCGCCTGCGCGCCAAGGCCGATATTTCCAAGCAGGATCAAACCGTTGTTGCCGTTTCATGGCGATCTGATTCAAACGCTTCGCAAAGTGATTCCGCTGCTTCAAGCGTTGATTCAAGCAAGGGCGCTCGCGACACCCGCTTCGGCGCTCGCGTCTTCCGCTTCTACGACGCGCCATTGCCCACACCCGATGCCACTGAAGCCGACTGGCATGCCTTCCGCCTTTCGCATGGTGTTGCGGAAAGTGGCGACGACTATGCGCTGAACGACGCCTTCCCACATGACGTGCTGCTCGATCAATTGGACGGCATCGGCTTCAAGAAGGGCTGTTTCATCGGCCAGGAAGTGGTTTCCCGCATGCAGCATCGCGGTACGGCGCGCCGGCGCGTGTTGCTGGTCGAGGCCGATTCTCCCCTACCCGCTCCGGGTACGGAGTTGACGGTCGACGGCCGCCCGGTCGGGACGCTCGGCTCGGTCTCCGGCATGCATGGTCTTGCGATCGCCCGCATCGACCGCGTCAAGACGGCGATGGATGCCGGCCAGGAAATCAGCGCCGGCGGCGTTACCCTGTCGCTTGCCATTCCCGGTTGGGCGCGCTTCACCTTCCCGGAAACCGCCGGCTCGGAAGACGCCTGATGGCGGACCGCGTCGGCGCCCCGTCGCGTGCCTGGCAGCGCATGCTGTCGGGGCGGCGCCTTGACCTGCTCGATCCCTCGCCGCTCGACATCGAGCTTGGCGACATCGCGCACGGGCTTGCCCGCGTCGCCCGCTGGAATGGCCAGACTTCGGGGGACCACGCTTTTTCGGTGGCCCAGCATTCGATCCTGGTGGAGGAGATCTTCCGCCAGATCGTACCCGCCGCCTCGCCGACGGCACAACTGACGGCGCTGCTGCACGATGCCCCCGAATATGTGATCGGCGACATGATATCGCCGTTCAAATCAGTGGTCGGCGGCGGCTATAAATCCTGCGAGGAACGCCTGCAGCACGCCATCCATCTGCGCTTCGGGCTGCCGGCGGCGACCGCGCAAGGTGTGAAGAAGGACATCAAGCGCGCCGACCAGATCGCTGCCTATTTCGAGGCTACGGCTTTGGCCGGCTTCGACCTAGCCGAAGCGGCCGAGTTTTTCGGCCGCCCGCGCGGGTTTTCCGCCGATCAGTTCGACCTGACGCCGAAACCGGCGAAGCAGGTCGAAAAGGCGTTCATGGCGCGCTTCCAGAAGATCGAAAGCGCCTTGCGCTGAATTTGCCTCAGCCTTCGACGAGGCGCAGGCCAACAACACCGACGATGATCAGCGCAATACAGCCGAGCCTCAGCGGAGTGGCCGGATCGCCGAACAGCACGATGCCAAGTGTGGCGATGCCGATCGCGCCGATGCCGGTCCAGATCGCATAGGCTGTGCCGGCTGGCAGATGCCGCATGGCAAAGGTGAGAATGAAAACGCTGAGCAAAGCGAAGAACAGGCCGCCAACGCTCGGCCAGAAACGCGTCCAGCCTTCGGCGTATTTCAGCGAGACGCCCATCGCGATCTCGACTACGCTGGCGAGCAGAAGAAGAAACCAAGCCATTCCGGCCTCCTTTGATGTTCAGACGAAGGCTGATTTGTGTTAATGGGAACCAAAGTGCAATTACGCACCTTTTGGTGCCTATAGGTTTTTCGATGGCTGCTCCCAACGTCTATGATTCCGCCTGTTCCGCGCGGCTTGCGCTGGAGCTCATCGCTTCAAAATGGGCGATGCTGATCCTGCCCGCCTTGTCGGCGGGCCCGATGCGCAACAGCGCGCTCTTGCGCAAGATCGGCGGCATCTC
The genomic region above belongs to Mesorhizobium terrae and contains:
- a CDS encoding DMT family transporter, with product MAWFLLLLASVVEIAMGVSLKYAEGWTRFWPSVGGLFFALLSVFILTFAMRHLPAGTAYAIWTGIGAIGIATLGIVLFGDPATPLRLGCIALIIVGVVGLRLVEG
- a CDS encoding YgfZ/GcvT domain-containing protein; translation: MPTTFLADRALVSVSGPDAEHFLQNILTVDLDGLGNAEAKPGALLAPQGKILFDFLVSRAGETAFRLECRADIADDFVRRLMFYRLRAKADISKQDQTVVAVSWRSDSNASQSDSAASSVDSSKGARDTRFGARVFRFYDAPLPTPDATEADWHAFRLSHGVAESGDDYALNDAFPHDVLLDQLDGIGFKKGCFIGQEVVSRMQHRGTARRRVLLVEADSPLPAPGTELTVDGRPVGTLGSVSGMHGLAIARIDRVKTAMDAGQEISAGGVTLSLAIPGWARFTFPETAGSEDA
- a CDS encoding YMGG-like glycine zipper-containing protein: MSLSKLATAGAVLMTLAVTACSQTAQQQRATGGAALGAAGGALVGQAIGGNTESTLIGAGAGALLGAVLATSGGPQPRDQEMCRYQDRYGRIFTAPCDERYYRRGY
- a CDS encoding HD family hydrolase; this encodes MMADRVGAPSRAWQRMLSGRRLDLLDPSPLDIELGDIAHGLARVARWNGQTSGDHAFSVAQHSILVEEIFRQIVPAASPTAQLTALLHDAPEYVIGDMISPFKSVVGGGYKSCEERLQHAIHLRFGLPAATAQGVKKDIKRADQIAAYFEATALAGFDLAEAAEFFGRPRGFSADQFDLTPKPAKQVEKAFMARFQKIESALR
- a CDS encoding NUDIX hydrolase; this encodes MTKKQPIPSVSVAVVRGDRVLLVKRAKPPSQGVYAFPGGKVEAGEALETAAKRELLEETGLVAADFRPLIEIFIDGSVESHPADYLLTVFGAGYIGGEAQAADDAETAAFYTLAEMETMPLAGSVFSVARDLLSPLKKPLGDA
- a CDS encoding dihydroorotase; the protein is MAAIYDLILKGGTVVNHDGIGLRDIGVKDGRIASIGDLGAASAGQTIDCHGLHVLPGVVDSQVHFREPGLEHKEDLETGSRAAVLGGVTAVFEMPNTNPLTTSEAALADKIKRATGRMHCDFAFWVGGTRDNAGEVAELERLPGAAGIKVFMGSSTGDLLVEDDEGVASILRNTRRRAAFHSEDEFRLRERLGLRVENDPSSHPIWRDEIAALQCTERLVRIARQTRARIHVLHISTAEEIAFLQQHKDVATCEATPHHLTMSADDYARLGTLLQMNPPVRAARHRDGIWHGIGQGVVDVLGSDHAPHTLAEKAKPYPASPSGMTGVQTLVPIMLDHVNAGRLTLERFVDLSSHGPNRIFGMARKGRIAAGYDADFTVVDMKRRQTITNAQAGSRAGWTPYDGKQVTGWPVGTIIRGSRVMWEGDIATPSQGRAVEFSEAVIG
- a CDS encoding TIGR02301 family protein; the protein is MVRAFALLVLGLVLAVGSPARPATAAEAPFEPGLMRLAEVLGSLHFLRNLCGEKSDQWRTEMEKLLTSENPAPERRARFIAAFNRGYRSFGSTYTQCTASASEAISRYMKEGETLSRDIASRYGN